In Musa acuminata AAA Group cultivar baxijiao chromosome BXJ2-3, Cavendish_Baxijiao_AAA, whole genome shotgun sequence, the following proteins share a genomic window:
- the LOC103978626 gene encoding uncharacterized protein LOC103978626 encodes MISSSSEICKDFIQMKQDDKFYSTLISRESSSANPSLGVYYGDAKGAVPFLWESQPGTPKNTISNTTLPPLTPPPSSFPSPRHDGCKKSTRTSLIHTLLPKLTLKVFRKPSSSSSKTGDEESRYGSPTPTSCFRVRHGAAATELKDSTRRPSRTVPAV; translated from the coding sequence atGATATCCAGTAGCTCAGAGATCTGCAAGGACTTCATCCAAATGAAGCAGGATGACAAGTTCTACTCGACGCTGATCTCCAGGGAGAGCTCATCAGCTAATCCTTCCTTGGGAGTGTACTATGGAGATGCTAAAGGAGCTGTGCCTTTCTTGTGGGAGTCTCAGCCTGGAACACCCAAGAACACAATCTCCAACACCACCCTCCCTCCCCTCACGCCACCGCCCTCCTCCTTCCCCAGCCCCAGGCACGATGGCTGCAAGAAGTCCACCAGGACCAGCCTCATCCACACCCTACTGCCCAAGCTCACCTTGAAGGTGTTCCGCAAgccatcttcctcctcctccaaaaCTGGTGACGAGGAGTCCCGTTACGGTTCTCCGACCCCGACCTCTTGCTTCAGGGTGCGACATGGAGCGGCAGCTACTGAGCTCAAGGATTCCACTCGCCGGCCATCACGAACAGTTCCTGCTGTCTGA
- the LOC135607832 gene encoding superoxide dismutase [Mn], mitochondrial-like: MALRALFTKTPPTLASGLGPFASAGGSGTRWQGLCHARGLKVAALPDIEYDYGALEPAISGEIMRLHHQKHHKAYVSNYNDALEKLDAAMAKGDVPAVVRLQSAIKFNGGGHINHTIFWKNLKPVNEGGGEPPHATLGWAIDTDFGSLEALVQKMNAEGAALQGSGWVWLALDKERKKLLVEATANQDPLVTKGTNLVPLLGIDVWEHAYYLQYKNVKPEYLKNIWNVMNWKYASEVYDSEIA, from the exons ATGGCGCTTCGAGCCCTCTTCACCAAGACACCCCCAACCCTAGCTTCCGGCCTCGGTCCCTTCGCCTCCGCCGGAGGCAGTGGGACGAGGTGGCAGGGGCTCTGCCACGCCCGGGGGCTCAAGGTCGCGGCGCTTCCGGACATCGAGTACGACTACGGTGCCCTCGAGCCGGCCATCAGCGGGGAGATCATGCGGCTTCACCACCAGAAGCACCACAAGGCCTACGTCTCCAACTACAACGACGCCCTGGAAAAGCTCGACGCGGCCATGGCGAAGGGGGATGTCCCCGCTGTGGTCCGTCTGCAGAGCGCCATCAAGTTCAACGGCGGAG GCCATATCAACCACACAATCTTCTGGAAAAATCTCAAGCCTGTCAAT GAAGGTGGTGGCGAGCCTCCTCATGCCACACTAGGTTGGGCAATTGACACAGACTTTGGTTCCTTGGAGGCTCTGGTGCAGAAAATGAATGCAGAAGGTGCTGCCTTACAGGGATCTGGATGGGTG TGGTTAGCTCTAGATAAGGAGAGGAAGAAGCTCCTGGTTGAAGCCACTGCAAATCAG GATCCACTAGTGACCAAAGGCACAAACCTAGTTCCTCTGCTAGGTATCGATGTGTGGGAGCATGCATACTACCTGCAG TATAAAAATGTGAAGCCAGAGTATCTGAAGAACATTTGGAATGTTATGAACTGGAAATATGCCAGTGAAGTTTATGACAGCGAGATCGCTTGA
- the LOC135607833 gene encoding uncharacterized protein LOC135607833 isoform X1, translating into MARGKILAICQSGGEFITNSDGSMSYSGGEAHAIDINCEMSLSDLRSEISAMFNFNADTFSIKYFLPRNKRTLITISNDKDLQRMVDFHADSDTTDIFVTKKVESRIIRSVVADSGTSTDANTASVATLEEAKRQKLCINWDSMITGVGQVFSSPKAFRDALHKYAIANSFMYRFIKNDGSRVTAECTVEDCPWRIHASRSSAKQKFMIKKMNDIHTCGKELSKESRRLASQRWVASIIKDKLRDTPNYRPKDIAKDLQQEYGLSLNYSQAWRGKFIAKKELHNSHEEAFSQLSWFCERIIETNPGSVATLHTSDDSKFCFFVTFHASLYGFEHGCRPLLFLDGLSLKANKQWKLLAATAVDGQNDIYPVAFCVLDSEASENWHWFLVQLKSAFTLSRAITFVSSSQNGLEELPEVFEDSFHGYSEQQLIENFKKEMDESWTQELKNKMVGHLKRAICACKVDEFNESIENLRIQSKELAEWVLGMEPEFWSDAFFKGLRYGHYSSGAAEIFNDWVSTRYEPSVLQIVDILRCKLMEMMYSRRESSNTWTEVLVPSANQKVQEEMIKARSLSVACSSDSVFEVSDESTNVINIETRECTCRRWQVTGLPCMHALAVLERMNGCIYDYCSKYLMTECYQQAYSLSINPIPDVGGPVCADSFHAATTCPPRTRRLAGRPKEKPAEPRIIIKRAVRCSRCQGLGHNKQTCKAQI; encoded by the exons ATGGCAAGAGGGAAAATATTAGCTATTTGCCAATCTGGTGGAGAATTTATTACAAACAGTGATGGATCCATGTCTTACTCTGGTGGTGAAGCACATGCAATTGACATTAACTGTGAAATGTCACTCAGTGATTTGAGGTCAGAGATATCTGCTATGTTTAACTTCAATGCTGATACATTTTCAATTAAGTACTTCCTTCCAAGAAACAAACGGACTCTCATCACGATATCTAACGACAAGGACTTGCAGCGCATGGTTGATTTTCATGCAGATTCAGATACAACTGATATATTTGTCACAAAGAAGGTTGAAAGCAG GATAATTAGGAGTGTTGTAGCTGACTCTGGTACCTCCACTGACGCCAATACTGCCTCAGTAGCTACCCTTGAGGAAGCTAAACGGCAGAAATTATGCATCAATTGGGACAGTATGATCACTGGTGTAGGGCAGGTATTCTCTAGTCCAAAGGCTTTTCGCGATGCATTGCACAAATATGCCATTGCAAATAGCTTCATGTATAGATTCATTAAAAATGACGGATCTCGTGTAACTGCTGAATGTACTGTTGAGGATTGTCCGTGGAGAATACATGCATCCAGGTCATCAGCCAAGCAGAAATTTATGATTAAGAAGATGAATGACATTCATACATGTGGAAAGGAACTCAGTAAAGAAAGTCGTCGGCTTGCGTCTCAAAGATGGGTTGCTAGTATTATTAAGGACAAGTTGCGAGACACACCAAACTATAGGCCAAAGGATATTGCAAAAGATCTCCAACAAGAATATGGACTCAGCTTGAACTACTCACAAGCTTGGCGTGGAAAATTTATTGCCAAGAAAGAGCTTCACAATTCGCATGAAGAGGCTTTCAGTCAGTTGTCCTGGTTCTGCGAGAGGATAATAGAGACCAATCCAGGTAGTGTTGCAACATTACATACATCAGATGattctaaattttgtttctttgtcACCTTTCATGCCTCACTTTATGGGTTTGAGCATGGTTGCCGCCCCCTCCTTTTTCTTGATGGTTTATCTCTGAAAGCAAATAAACAATGGAAGTTATTGGCTGCAACTGCAGTTGATGGCCAGAATGATATCTACCCAGTTGCATTCTGTGTCCTAGATTCTGAGGCTAGTGAGAACTGGCATTGGTTTTTGGTACAGCTGAAATCTGCCTTTACTCTGTCTCGTGCCATCACCTTTGTTTCTAGCAGTCAAAATGGTTTGGAGGAGTTACCTGAGGTATTTGAGGACAGTTTTCATGGGTACAGCGAACAACAACTGATTGAAAATTTTAAGAAAGAGATGGATGAGTCCTGGACACAGGAACTGAAGAATAAAATGGTTGGTCATCTTAAAAGAGCCATATGTGCTTGTAAAGTTGACGAGTTCAATGAATCCATTGAAAACCTCAGGATTCAGTCCAAAGAACTTGCTGAATGGGTTTTGGGTATGGAACCGGAATTCTGGTCTGATGCCTTCTTCAAGGGTTTGAGATATGGGCATTACTCGTCTGGTGCTGCGGAGATATTCAATGACTGGGTATCAACAAGATACGAGCCATCGGTGCTTCAGATAGTTGACATCCTAAGGTGTAAGTTGATGGAGATGATGTACAGCCGTCGTGAGTCTTCAAACACATGGACTGAGGTGCTGGTACCTTCTGCCAATCAGAAGGTACAAGAGGAGATGATCAAAGCGCGCTCCCTGAGTGTGGCTTGTTCCAGTGACAGTGTGTTTGAGGTAAGCGATGAGTCGACCAATGTCATAAACATCGAGACTAGGGAATGCACATGCCGAAGGTGGCAGGTTACGGGCTTACCTTGCATGCATGCTCTTGCTGTGCTCGAACGCATGAATGGATGCATATATGATTACTGTTCCAAGTACCTCATGACAGAATGCTACCAGCAGGCATATTCATTGTCCATCAATCCCATACCTGACGTCGGTGGGCCGGTCTGTGCTGATTCTTTCCATGCTGCAACTACATGCCCTCCTCGTACCCGCCGGCTGGCAGGCCGACCGAAAGAAAAGCCCGCAGAACCAAGGATTATAATTAAAAGAGCAGTTCGCTGCAGCAGGTGCCAAGGGTTAGGGCATAATAAGCAGACATGCAAAGCACAAATTTAG
- the LOC135607833 gene encoding uncharacterized protein LOC135607833 isoform X2 has protein sequence MVDFHADSDTTDIFVTKKVESRIIRSVVADSGTSTDANTASVATLEEAKRQKLCINWDSMITGVGQVFSSPKAFRDALHKYAIANSFMYRFIKNDGSRVTAECTVEDCPWRIHASRSSAKQKFMIKKMNDIHTCGKELSKESRRLASQRWVASIIKDKLRDTPNYRPKDIAKDLQQEYGLSLNYSQAWRGKFIAKKELHNSHEEAFSQLSWFCERIIETNPGSVATLHTSDDSKFCFFVTFHASLYGFEHGCRPLLFLDGLSLKANKQWKLLAATAVDGQNDIYPVAFCVLDSEASENWHWFLVQLKSAFTLSRAITFVSSSQNGLEELPEVFEDSFHGYSEQQLIENFKKEMDESWTQELKNKMVGHLKRAICACKVDEFNESIENLRIQSKELAEWVLGMEPEFWSDAFFKGLRYGHYSSGAAEIFNDWVSTRYEPSVLQIVDILRCKLMEMMYSRRESSNTWTEVLVPSANQKVQEEMIKARSLSVACSSDSVFEVSDESTNVINIETRECTCRRWQVTGLPCMHALAVLERMNGCIYDYCSKYLMTECYQQAYSLSINPIPDVGGPVCADSFHAATTCPPRTRRLAGRPKEKPAEPRIIIKRAVRCSRCQGLGHNKQTCKAQI, from the exons ATGGTTGATTTTCATGCAGATTCAGATACAACTGATATATTTGTCACAAAGAAGGTTGAAAGCAG GATAATTAGGAGTGTTGTAGCTGACTCTGGTACCTCCACTGACGCCAATACTGCCTCAGTAGCTACCCTTGAGGAAGCTAAACGGCAGAAATTATGCATCAATTGGGACAGTATGATCACTGGTGTAGGGCAGGTATTCTCTAGTCCAAAGGCTTTTCGCGATGCATTGCACAAATATGCCATTGCAAATAGCTTCATGTATAGATTCATTAAAAATGACGGATCTCGTGTAACTGCTGAATGTACTGTTGAGGATTGTCCGTGGAGAATACATGCATCCAGGTCATCAGCCAAGCAGAAATTTATGATTAAGAAGATGAATGACATTCATACATGTGGAAAGGAACTCAGTAAAGAAAGTCGTCGGCTTGCGTCTCAAAGATGGGTTGCTAGTATTATTAAGGACAAGTTGCGAGACACACCAAACTATAGGCCAAAGGATATTGCAAAAGATCTCCAACAAGAATATGGACTCAGCTTGAACTACTCACAAGCTTGGCGTGGAAAATTTATTGCCAAGAAAGAGCTTCACAATTCGCATGAAGAGGCTTTCAGTCAGTTGTCCTGGTTCTGCGAGAGGATAATAGAGACCAATCCAGGTAGTGTTGCAACATTACATACATCAGATGattctaaattttgtttctttgtcACCTTTCATGCCTCACTTTATGGGTTTGAGCATGGTTGCCGCCCCCTCCTTTTTCTTGATGGTTTATCTCTGAAAGCAAATAAACAATGGAAGTTATTGGCTGCAACTGCAGTTGATGGCCAGAATGATATCTACCCAGTTGCATTCTGTGTCCTAGATTCTGAGGCTAGTGAGAACTGGCATTGGTTTTTGGTACAGCTGAAATCTGCCTTTACTCTGTCTCGTGCCATCACCTTTGTTTCTAGCAGTCAAAATGGTTTGGAGGAGTTACCTGAGGTATTTGAGGACAGTTTTCATGGGTACAGCGAACAACAACTGATTGAAAATTTTAAGAAAGAGATGGATGAGTCCTGGACACAGGAACTGAAGAATAAAATGGTTGGTCATCTTAAAAGAGCCATATGTGCTTGTAAAGTTGACGAGTTCAATGAATCCATTGAAAACCTCAGGATTCAGTCCAAAGAACTTGCTGAATGGGTTTTGGGTATGGAACCGGAATTCTGGTCTGATGCCTTCTTCAAGGGTTTGAGATATGGGCATTACTCGTCTGGTGCTGCGGAGATATTCAATGACTGGGTATCAACAAGATACGAGCCATCGGTGCTTCAGATAGTTGACATCCTAAGGTGTAAGTTGATGGAGATGATGTACAGCCGTCGTGAGTCTTCAAACACATGGACTGAGGTGCTGGTACCTTCTGCCAATCAGAAGGTACAAGAGGAGATGATCAAAGCGCGCTCCCTGAGTGTGGCTTGTTCCAGTGACAGTGTGTTTGAGGTAAGCGATGAGTCGACCAATGTCATAAACATCGAGACTAGGGAATGCACATGCCGAAGGTGGCAGGTTACGGGCTTACCTTGCATGCATGCTCTTGCTGTGCTCGAACGCATGAATGGATGCATATATGATTACTGTTCCAAGTACCTCATGACAGAATGCTACCAGCAGGCATATTCATTGTCCATCAATCCCATACCTGACGTCGGTGGGCCGGTCTGTGCTGATTCTTTCCATGCTGCAACTACATGCCCTCCTCGTACCCGCCGGCTGGCAGGCCGACCGAAAGAAAAGCCCGCAGAACCAAGGATTATAATTAAAAGAGCAGTTCGCTGCAGCAGGTGCCAAGGGTTAGGGCATAATAAGCAGACATGCAAAGCACAAATTTAG